In Vibrio bathopelagicus, the following are encoded in one genomic region:
- the thrS gene encoding threonine--tRNA ligase, translating to MPIITLPDGSQRQFDNPVSTLDVALSIGPGLAKATIAGRVDGERVDACDLIENDASLEIITAKDEVDGLEIVRHSCAHLLGHAIKQLFPEAKMAIGPTIDNGFYYDIDLEHSLTQEDLEKIEKRMKELAKTKYQVVKKKVSWQEARDAFEARGETYKIEILDENVSKDDRPGLYHHEEYIDMCRGPHVPHMGFCQHFTLLNVAGAYWRGNSDNKMLQRIYGTAFHDKKALKAHLVRLEEAAKRDHRKIGKHLDLFHMQQEAPGMVFWHHNGWTIFRELEVFIRQKLTEYDYQEVKGPLMMDRVLWERSGHWDKYAEAMFTTSSENREYAIKPMNCPGHVQIFNQGLKSYRDLPLRMAEFGSCHRNEPSGALHGIMRVRGFTQDDAHVFCTEDQVQQEVKACIEMVYDTYTTFGFENIVVKLSTRPEQRVGSDEMWDRAEADLKQALEAMEIAYEIQEGEGAFYGPKIEFTLHDCLDRAWQCGTVQLDFALPERLGATYVGEDNERHTPVMIHRAILGSLERFIGILIEEYAGFFPTWLAPEQAIVMGITDKQSEYVQEIAKKLQKSGFRVKADLRNEKIGFKIREHTLKRVPFMLVCGDQEMEAGEIAVRTRKGKDLGKFKVDDFISYIQAEVSSRKLNLEE from the coding sequence ATGCCAATTATTACTCTTCCTGACGGTAGTCAGCGTCAATTTGACAACCCTGTATCAACTTTAGATGTTGCCCTATCAATCGGTCCTGGTCTTGCGAAAGCGACCATTGCTGGTCGTGTAGATGGTGAGCGTGTTGATGCTTGTGACCTTATCGAAAACGATGCAAGCCTAGAAATCATCACTGCTAAAGATGAAGTTGATGGCCTTGAGATCGTTCGTCACTCTTGTGCTCACCTTTTAGGCCACGCGATTAAGCAGCTTTTTCCAGAAGCGAAAATGGCGATTGGTCCTACCATCGATAACGGTTTCTACTACGATATCGACCTTGAGCACTCTCTAACGCAAGAAGATCTAGAAAAGATTGAAAAGCGTATGAAAGAGCTAGCGAAGACCAAGTATCAGGTTGTTAAGAAGAAAGTTAGCTGGCAGGAAGCGCGTGACGCATTCGAAGCTCGCGGCGAGACTTACAAAATCGAAATCTTGGATGAGAACGTTTCTAAAGACGATCGTCCAGGCCTGTACCATCATGAAGAATACATCGATATGTGTCGTGGTCCACACGTTCCACATATGGGCTTCTGCCAACACTTCACGCTACTTAACGTAGCGGGTGCTTACTGGCGTGGTAACAGTGACAACAAGATGCTTCAACGTATCTACGGCACTGCATTCCATGATAAGAAAGCGCTTAAGGCCCACCTAGTGCGCCTAGAAGAAGCGGCTAAGCGTGATCACCGTAAAATCGGTAAGCACTTAGATCTATTCCACATGCAGCAAGAAGCACCAGGCATGGTGTTCTGGCATCACAACGGTTGGACTATCTTCCGTGAGCTAGAAGTATTTATTCGTCAGAAACTGACTGAGTACGATTACCAAGAAGTTAAAGGCCCGTTAATGATGGACCGTGTTCTTTGGGAACGTTCTGGTCACTGGGATAAGTACGCTGAAGCGATGTTCACTACTTCTTCTGAGAACCGTGAATACGCGATCAAGCCAATGAACTGTCCTGGTCACGTTCAAATCTTTAACCAAGGTTTGAAATCTTACCGTGATCTACCGCTACGTATGGCTGAGTTTGGCTCATGTCACCGTAACGAGCCGTCTGGCGCACTTCACGGCATTATGCGTGTTCGTGGTTTCACTCAAGATGATGCTCACGTATTCTGTACTGAAGACCAAGTTCAGCAAGAAGTTAAAGCTTGTATTGAAATGGTTTACGATACTTACACAACTTTCGGTTTCGAAAACATTGTTGTTAAGCTATCTACTCGTCCAGAACAGCGTGTAGGTTCAGACGAAATGTGGGACCGTGCAGAGGCCGATCTTAAGCAAGCGCTTGAGGCGATGGAGATTGCATACGAGATTCAAGAAGGCGAGGGTGCGTTCTACGGACCTAAGATTGAATTTACTTTGCATGATTGTTTGGACCGCGCATGGCAATGTGGTACAGTGCAGCTCGATTTTGCATTACCAGAACGTTTAGGTGCAACTTACGTAGGTGAAGATAACGAGCGTCACACGCCAGTTATGATCCACCGCGCTATTTTAGGTTCACTAGAACGCTTCATCGGTATTCTTATTGAAGAATACGCTGGCTTCTTCCCAACGTGGTTGGCGCCAGAACAAGCAATTGTTATGGGCATTACAGACAAACAGTCTGAATATGTACAAGAAATTGCGAAAAAACTGCAAAAAAGTGGATTTAGAGTCAAAGCAGACTTGAGAAATGAGAAGATTGGCTTTAAAATCCGCGAACATACTTTGAAACGTGTACCGTTCATGCTTGTGTGTGGTGACCAAGAAATGGAAGCCGGCGAAATAGCAGTACGTACACGTAAAGGCAAGGACCTTGGCAAGTTTAAAGTGGATGACTTTATTTCATACATCCAAGCCGAGGTTTCAAGCCGTAAGCTTAATCTGGAGGAATAG
- the infC gene encoding translation initiation factor IF-3, translated as MRLTGADGEAVGVVTIAEAMEAANEAGMDLVEISPNAEPPVCRVMDYGKFLFEKSKAAKEQKKKQKQVQIKEIKFRPGTDIGDYQVKLRNLTGFLEDGNKVKVTIRFRGREMAHQEIGVDVLNRLKVDTEEFAVVESFPTRIEGRQMIMVLAPKKK; from the coding sequence GTGCGTCTAACTGGCGCAGACGGCGAAGCTGTTGGTGTAGTAACAATCGCTGAAGCGATGGAAGCTGCAAATGAAGCTGGTATGGATCTTGTAGAGATCAGCCCTAACGCCGAGCCGCCAGTTTGTCGTGTGATGGACTACGGTAAGTTCCTCTTCGAGAAGAGCAAAGCTGCGAAAGAACAGAAGAAAAAGCAAAAGCAGGTTCAGATCAAGGAAATTAAATTCCGACCTGGAACTGATATTGGAGACTATCAGGTAAAACTACGCAACCTGACTGGTTTCCTAGAAGACGGCAACAAAGTGAAGGTAACAATTCGCTTCCGTGGCCGCGAAATGGCTCACCAAGAAATCGGTGTTGACGTTCTTAATCGTTTGAAAGTAGATACTGAAGAATTTGCAGTTGTCGAATCTTTCCCAACGAGAATTGAAGGTCGCCAGATGATCATGGTGTTGGCCCCTAAAAAGAAGTAA
- the yqfB gene encoding N(4)-acetylcytidine aminohydrolase translates to MCAPTTMTFFERFETDILSGKKTITIRDESECDYQPGSVVEVSTLEQGRVFCNLKIISVEPILFDDLGEFHAQQENMTLEVLKGVIQDIYPGISELYVVSYELVA, encoded by the coding sequence ATGTGCGCACCTACTACTATGACGTTCTTCGAACGTTTTGAAACCGATATCCTTTCAGGCAAAAAGACGATTACTATTCGTGATGAATCTGAGTGCGACTACCAGCCGGGTAGTGTTGTGGAAGTATCAACGCTAGAGCAAGGACGTGTGTTCTGTAACCTTAAGATCATTAGCGTTGAACCAATCCTGTTTGATGATTTAGGCGAATTCCATGCTCAACAAGAGAACATGACGCTAGAAGTCCTGAAGGGTGTGATTCAAGATATTTACCCAGGGATCTCTGAGCTTTATGTGGTCTCTTATGAATTGGTAGCTTAA
- the rplT gene encoding 50S ribosomal protein L20: protein MPRVKRGVQARARHKKVLKQAKGYYGARSRVYRVAFQAVTKAGQYAYRDRRNKKRQFRQLWIARINAASRQNGLSYSRFINGLKKASIEIDRKILADIAVFDKAAFAVLVEKAKASL, encoded by the coding sequence ATGCCTCGCGTAAAACGTGGTGTACAAGCTCGTGCACGTCATAAGAAAGTTCTAAAACAAGCTAAAGGTTACTACGGAGCACGTTCACGTGTTTACCGCGTAGCTTTCCAAGCAGTTACCAAAGCTGGTCAATACGCTTACCGTGACCGTCGCAACAAGAAACGTCAATTCCGTCAACTTTGGATTGCACGTATCAACGCGGCATCTCGTCAAAATGGTCTATCTTACAGCCGTTTCATCAACGGTCTTAAGAAAGCATCTATCGAGATCGATCGTAAGATTCTTGCCGACATCGCAGTATTCGACAAAGCAGCATTTGCTGTTCTAGTTGAAAAAGCGAAAGCATCTCTATAA
- the rpmI gene encoding 50S ribosomal protein L35 produces MPKMKTNKGAAKRFQKTAGGIKFKHAGKRHILTKRTTKNKRQLRPNSILPKCEVAQVLRMMPYA; encoded by the coding sequence ATGCCTAAGATGAAAACCAACAAAGGTGCTGCTAAGCGTTTCCAGAAAACTGCTGGTGGTATTAAGTTTAAGCACGCTGGTAAACGTCACATCCTGACTAAGCGTACTACTAAGAACAAGCGTCAGCTTCGTCCGAACTCGATCCTTCCTAAATGTGAAGTTGCTCAAGTTCTACGTATGATGCCATACGCTTAA